Proteins found in one Streptomyces sp. NBC_00461 genomic segment:
- a CDS encoding GNAT family N-acetyltransferase has product MRQRTGHPFAVRQAVEYDLVELLRLRALLFEDLGGDFFAPASADDGWLDALAVVLKEQLTADTVRILVVDGHGDGGLAACGIGTIEQRLPGPHLGNGRIGQVIGVVTDPAHRRRGHSRAVMRALLDWFRERDVARVDLHASTEGEPLYRDLGFTAHPDPSLYWRP; this is encoded by the coding sequence ATGCGACAACGCACCGGACACCCTTTCGCCGTACGCCAGGCGGTGGAGTACGACCTCGTGGAGCTCCTGCGTCTGCGGGCCCTGCTGTTCGAAGACCTGGGCGGTGACTTCTTCGCTCCCGCGTCGGCCGACGACGGCTGGCTGGACGCCCTGGCCGTCGTGCTCAAGGAGCAACTCACCGCGGACACCGTGCGCATCCTCGTGGTGGACGGTCACGGTGACGGAGGCCTGGCGGCCTGCGGCATCGGCACGATCGAGCAACGGCTGCCGGGGCCGCATCTGGGCAACGGCAGGATCGGGCAGGTGATCGGCGTGGTCACCGACCCGGCCCACCGACGGCGAGGCCACAGCCGCGCCGTCATGCGGGCCCTGCTCGACTGGTTCCGCGAACGCGACGTCGCCCGGGTGGACCTGCATGCCTCCACCGAAGGCGAACCCCTGTACCGCGACCTCGGCTTCACCGCCCACCCCGACCCCTCGCTGTACTGGCGCCCGTGA
- a CDS encoding CGNR zinc finger domain-containing protein, with product MHLNPYGEDAVNLAADLANRRPADAEELADRCRAAGLVLEGPAAPEDLARTTEALDAWEKIVDATDDHERADLLNAMLATASAYPRMTNHAASGWHLHYRDERQPLATVLISVISVGTALHLAGRGMHRLRRCTVTECTTIFADTSRTGRQRYCSQRCANRDAVRRHRARTTV from the coding sequence ATGCACCTCAACCCTTACGGCGAGGATGCGGTGAATCTCGCCGCCGACCTGGCCAACCGCCGCCCCGCCGACGCCGAGGAACTCGCGGACCGCTGCCGGGCCGCCGGACTGGTGCTGGAGGGCCCGGCAGCGCCGGAGGACCTGGCCCGCACCACGGAGGCGCTGGACGCGTGGGAGAAGATCGTCGACGCCACCGATGACCACGAGCGGGCCGACCTGCTCAACGCGATGCTGGCGACGGCCTCCGCGTATCCGCGGATGACCAACCACGCCGCGAGCGGCTGGCATCTGCACTACCGCGACGAGCGACAACCCCTCGCCACCGTGCTGATCTCCGTGATCTCCGTGGGCACCGCACTGCACCTGGCGGGACGCGGGATGCACCGTCTCAGGCGCTGCACCGTCACCGAGTGCACCACGATCTTCGCGGACACCTCCCGCACCGGACGGCAGCGTTACTGCTCCCAGCGCTGCGCCAACC